The Caenorhabditis elegans chromosome I genome includes the window CCATCTccatctacagtacccccgcCGAGTTATTCACATGTTGGACGGACTCCGTCTTATGATGGACAACCACCACCGAGTTATAATCACAGAAATGGTGGAGCCAGCGGAGCAGGAGGATCATCTGGAAGAAATAGTGCTTTCGTAGCACCACTTTCGAATTCATCATCAAATGCGTCGAGTAGTCATATGCAACAACACTATGCTCATCATAATATGATGCATAATGGCAATTTGAGTGCTGCTCCGGGAGCTCCCGCGGGGGATCCGAAACATTATCGAAGCTCGTCGGCTAGTGATTTGCAGCACGATGTACGGTTTTAGGACTTTCTgacaagaaaaatttaaaaaaaaaacgcaaaatttgacgcaaatcgataattgctcgaaaatttgaaaaatcgaaattttgcaaaaatttaaaaaatccataattgctagaaattttgaaaataaaaatcgataattgctcgaaaatttgaaaaatcgaaattttgcaaaaattaaaaaaaatccataattgctagaaattttgaaaacaaaaatcgataattgctcgaaaatttgaaaaaacgatatttctttttaaaatttgaaaaaaattcgataataaACAAAtctgataatttcaaaaaaattgataatttgtcaaattaagaaaaccgatacttttctaatttttgaaaaaaattataataaaaaaatcgaaaagaatcttttttttattttgaaaaaaaacccccgacaatttctcaaaaatttgaaaaaataaataatttctcaaaaaaaaatttaaagaaaaatcgataatttctcaaaaagctTACagaatagttgaaaaattacaattttaaaattttatattttctagaaatttggataaaaaaccggatttttagagtcgatgcaccatgattggattttttttgaaaattacattttttcaagttttatattttttgattttgaaaaaatcgcgaattcccaaaaaatacgaatatccaaaaaaaaaccttttaaaaaagttgaagttgTCCACTGGGAGCAGGGATGGATTCACCCGTTCACCCGTTTTTGGGCATTTTCACGGGTGACGGGTGACCCGCTCACCCGTGGTCTCGGAAACGGGTGAAcgacaacttttttaaacgaaaattaaCATCAATTTCATGGAAATCAAAggataaaaaagttgaaatactttcttgaattagtttttttttgttatttttcgttcattattttgttgtttgttCGATAAATGGAGAGTTAGTGCTCGAACTAGTAcgtttttttgtcgaaaaagttatttggacattttttgaacggGTGACCCGCTCAcccgtttttttgaattttacggGTGAAGTCCATCCCTGACTGGGAGTACACGAAAAATTCcctggatttttttgttcgaaaaaatcaataattttaagtgaaaaaatgaaatgaaattagctgatttttagataaaattagccaatttttttaaagagaaaatccaaaaaaaaaatcacaataaatCACTTGAGATGTCCACGAGGACtacacaaaaataatattttttatttacgaaatttttagagaaacatgccatttattttctaaaatcagccaatttttaatagaaaattcaaaaaaaatcacaaagttGTCCACGGGGACTacacgaaaaattcaaatgttcaatttcccGAATCTCATCATTTTCCAGCCAAACGCCTCATTCTCTCAATCATCAATGACTGGAAGTGCGAGAAGTTCAGTGTTTGACAAGCTTCCATCTCACTACCGTCACTCGACACggcctacagtaatccagcCAACACGTCCAAGTGCTCAATCTCCATCGGCTCTTCGAAAAGCGGCCGCCGCCTCGCCGGTCAGCAATCTGTACCGTCCGACGTCGGCGTCGAATCTGTTTGCACCGCCCAGAAATTCGGGCGGTCTCGTCGGATATTCGAGTAACGCGGCACGGGAGTCGACACAGGATATTCATCGAGCGGTAGGTGTTCAGGCCTGATGGAAAGGGGATCTGTGAGAAGGAGATCTACGAAAAAGTTGTTTCCGAAGAAAAACTTTACGGCGAtgtttagcattttttttttctcaaactcgatgcaccatgtttgaaaatcactaatttttcgagatttttgctggaaaatgtgcatttttggacatttttaagcctaaaaactagcatatcgatgcaccatgattcgaaattcagcttttttgaagaatttttaatgaaaatcaacatttcgACGAgtttttcgttcattttttggctcgatgcaccatgtttgaaaatcactaatttctccagttttgctggaaaacgtgcatttttgggcatttttgaGCCCAAAAACGAGCATATCCATGCAccataaatcgaaatttgtcgttttttctagaatttctccatgaaaatatacattttcgacgaattttgctcttttcccgagaaaattggcaatttttttgaaaaaggacaCATTTTGATGCTCAAATATTAagcaaaaaagtgtgaatttttgctttaaaaaacacatttttagtgaaattagactcaaaaaataacaaatttttcgCCAAGTCGGAtgaattcaaaatgttccaCTTTTTCTATgaatatttgaacaaaaatctacaattttgcTGTTTAGcacacaaattttcattttttttagtggCATAGtgagaaaactaaattttttaaattgaaatttctgtaaaaaaaaccgcaccaaatttttagcaaaaattttttaatttcattctTAAAAACATTAATTCTCGGAAAAAAGCCGAATTTCgaatcatggtgcatcgatgtgcttgttttttggctgaaaaatgcccagaaatttcgttttccggcaaaaactggaaaaaagttagggattttaatatttatacaTGGAGCATCGAGTCGATCGTTGTAAagtttggaatattttttcgtGGATCTCCATCTCGCAGATTTCCTTTTCATGGAGTCTCGCTTTGTGCAGTGGAGCAACCTTGCAGTGTGTCCCCAACTTACCCCCTTTCAGCTAAATGACCTGGAACTCAACTCACCGCTCGCCAGATCCACGCCGAATGAGGAGTACCGTATCCCGCCGCCTAGAgtacctacagtaacctccaCCTCCTCCAACTATGCCCCTCTTCATTCTATTCGACCGGCAAGCATGTATGGATATCAGAGCCCGAGCTCTtctactacagtaatcccggCTCCAAAAGGAGTGGCTTCTTCCTCTAATAACACTTCTCCCCGAGTGAATGTGACGTTGGGTGGAGCATTGAGCTCATCGAGATCTCATAATAGTCTTTCACAGGAGCCAGCCATTGTTATCAGGCCTGTCGACCTGAATATGCCGAAAGCGACACCACCGGCGTCGATTCGTGGAGCTGTGCCGACGGCGATTACACAGGTTTGGAGcacaccgttttttttttggagcatttttgcgtgatttttgaggaaattttggcatttttttaaaggaatttaggcgaattttaacgattttgtggcgattttttgaagaatttttggagcattttgcaagaattttgaggaatttttgacgaatttttagcgaatttttggcgaattttcgagaacttttggcgttttttaaaggaatttaactaatttttgaagtatttttaacgagttttcgaaaaatttaaagcgaATTTTAAGCGAATTTagcgaatttttgaagaattctcGAAGgaattttggcgaattttcaactgatttttggcgattttctgAAGAATCTTCGGTGCATTTTGCAAgaattttgaggaatttttggcgaattttaacgattttttggcgaatttttagtgaattttgtCGAATTCTAGATGAATTTTGGCaagtttttggcgaatttttaGCGAACGTTAAgcgaatttttaagaaattttagcgatttttttaaagaatttttagcgaatttttgaggaattttttggcgaaatttgaaactcattttggagatttttaaaaggaaatttagcgaatttttgaagaatttttaaattaattttggtgaattttcaacggaattttggcgaattttaacagtaattttggagaaattttagCGAATTCTCGAAGgaattttggcgaattttcaaccgatttttggcaaatttttgaagaatttttggaGCATGTTGCAAgaattttgaggaatttttggcgaattttcgagaatttttggcgaattttcaacggaattttggcgaattttaacagcaattttggagaaattttagCGAATTCTCGAAggaatttcggcaaattttcaaccgatttttggcgaattttcgagaatttttggcgaatttttagcgaattttcgaagaatttttaGCGGATTTCTCAAGAAGTTTTGGCGAATTATAATGGaattttagcgattttttaatagaatttttaGCGAAGTTTCAACggaattttgaaggaaattttaGCGGATTTCCTAGGAagttttggcgaatttttaaacaattttcagcgtactttcaaaaaaaattagaacgagttttgaaattaattttagcgagtttttaaccaatttagcgaattttcaagggaattttcaaatttattttgacgaattttcaaacaaatttggcGGATTTCCAAggaatttttagtgaatttttagggaatttcactgaattttcaaatttattttggcgattttttgaacaattttaaggAGTTTTCAACGgaattttggcgaattttcgaagaatttttagctatttaaaaaaaaatttttaagctaattttctaagaaatttgTCGAGTTTTCAAggaatttttagtgaattttcaacggaattttggcgaattttcaggaaacttttagcgaattttcgaggaatttcaacgaaattttagcgaatttcaattttagttttttctagaattttggcaaaaattccaAGTTCCATAAcgagaaaattaattattctttcaccgaaaaaaaaacgatttgaaatttaacattttttggtgaattttcgaaaaaaaattcctaaaaattccaaaatcgaattttctgcactattgaataaaaaaaaaattaaatttggttCGCAAGTTTCTGgctctttttcaataaaaatttatgaatttttcttagCATTTCCCAGAaacatctaatttttttgcactaTTAATCTGCAAATTCTGCAAGCCttgttttctagaatttttctcgaaaattttatattttttggtaaatattcaaaaaaaaatcgatgcaaCATGAGAACTACATTTTTTCGGACTTTGGAAAATagctggaaaatcgaaatactttgaaaatttgaatttccagccaaactttttctcggaaaattgaattttccaccaaaatgtttttatcactataaatttttttttatcttcaGGCTCTTCAACTTCAACCAAACGGCGGTGGAGCAGTACTTCGTCAGGTTCGGCCAGCATCCGGGCTCCGCGAGCGACTTCAGGACGCTGATGTTCGGAATTTGGAGAAAACGAACACAGCACTGATGAGCTATGAAGCAGTGAATGAGGAGCTCGATCGACTCGACGCTAAGCAGAATACGATGACAATTGACGAGCAACGGAGATATCGAGAGCTACTGAACGTTGTCGCCGAGCAGAGCCGAGCAAGGAAGCTGCTCTCGGAGATCAGATCACCACCTACATCTTATCAAGAACGTGAAATTCCGATTCATGTGCAAAAAGAGCAGCAGCAGCACCGGCGGGAAACTGTGATTGATGATATTCCACACTCGAGCTCAAGTGTTGAGAATGTGTCACCTGTGAGCCCGCCGGAAAgtcgaaaagttcaatttattGATGAAGTTGTGCAGTATCAGACGCCGACCAGCGGAGCCAATCACGCTTTCTTTGATGATGTGCCGGTTTTGGATTCGCCTGgggtaaaatttatttttaaaaaaatagaatttggagatttttagggtttgaatttgaataatataaattttcagccaatttttggtgcaaaaaatggtttttttcaaaaaaaaacacgaaaaaattcaattttcagaaaaaaaaacacactaaTTTCCCAAGAAACGtcaatttgtttccaaaaaaaccaaaaaataactgattttttctcaaaaaaagcaaaaaaaaatcaattttccaaaaaaaaacccgaattcGCCTGAGGTGAAATCCATTTTCTTTGgccacaaaaaaatgaattttgagatttttaacacttttttattcgaaatttttgaatttttcaatcagaatTTGGCCATATTTTGgcacacaaaaaatcgattttttggtttaaaattatcgacaaattatcgtttttccggcaaattcggcaatttgccggtttgccgatttgccggaaaaaaaatcgtttgtcgcccacccctgatttaaaaaaaaattttttttttaattttcagccaatgtttggtgcaaaaaattattttcccaaaaaaaaacgacttcttttcaaaaaaaatttttccgaaaaaaaaacaaatttccgaaaaaacgtcaattttttctcaaaaaaaaaccaaaaaaaaaaaaacggttttcttttccattttctttggccacaaaacattgaatttggagatttttaacacttttttattcgaaattttcgaatttttcaatcagaatttcccatttttggtgaattttcatCTCGATGCACCAAGATTgacattaaaattgtttgcaaaaaaaaaatttttcggttgaaagatttttacaatttgagtattttccatttttggtcGATAtaccataattttttgtagtttttggtGGAGAaatcctgttttttttcagaatttttctataaaaattagcTTCTccattttaggccaattttttaagtgcaacaaaaaataccttttttccaaaaagtgcccatgtttcctacaaaaaaaccaagaaaaatatatatttttccaaaaaaaaatcccattttttcctggaaaaaatcccagaaaaaattcatttctaaaaaaaaagtttccaaaaaaaaattataaaaaattaatttttgtccaaaaaaattcaattttccaaaaaaaaaaaaaaccaataaaaattaatatttttcaaaaaaatcaagttttcgcTTACAAAATatcctttttttctaaataaaaaccCTATTTCCAGATCGTCGGCACCAACGAAATCTACCGTGATCCCCGCCAACGTCGGCTCAACGAGCTCCAAGACCGCAATCGCAGCTCGGAAAATGGAGCGGCGGACGGCGCGAAGCTCGGCTTCCGCGACAAGCAGCGCCTATTCgcacggcaaatcggcgaggACACGGCACCACGCCAACGAATGAATGAGAGCAGTGCTCAGCGGCTCATTGAGACGGACATTGCCGCCACCCCGCAAAAGCCATAATTcttatgtatttttaaagaaaattgttttttcacaaatttttgaactctcTTCCCTCCTAATCGGTTATTAtgtattttatgtttttttttctttgcttcaaaatatttgaatatttctcgcattttctcattttcttcttcctctttcactatattttttgtctcatatatttttacatatatatatatctatATTTACAAATTCCACGCCTCCTGCCTCCCCCCATCACTCAACAATTGGACctaaattgtttcaaactcaactaaaaattcaaaaaataaaaatactagAATATTCTATTTTCCCCTCTGAGATCGAACAAATCAaacggaaaataattttttcgatggaAAAAGGACATGTTTATTTTAGGGTTCggtagatcaattttgagtccgctagctacaaaattaaccattttaaaggagtttcaaaattctcattttttacaaaaaattggcatttttgccactttttaatagtttttgacgggttaaacctagattttctgaattcagcataTATGAactacccgttttcaacaaattttgacaatttttatttttgcctaattttttttcagccataatgactgtccttttttttttgggcaaaaatgtttatttctgaaaatcttcgaaaccgctaaaaattaaaaaagggcaatttttagGGTTTGGAGATCAATTTTAAGTCCTCTTACTACAAAAACaaccattttagaggaatttcaaaattgtgatttttttacaaaaattgcccgtttttgccactttttaatatttttcggtAGGTTTaatctagattttctgaattcaggatatatgaattacccgtttttaacaaatttaggcattttttttcatttttgcccaatttgttttttcagccatctaatgactgtccttttttttgggcaaaaaaataatttctctgaaaatgttcgaaactTCTGTATTCTTAAAAGGACAATTTCTTAGGGTTCGGAGATCAACTTTGAGTCCTCTAGCTACCctaatttgtttcaaactcaactaaaaattcgaaagatAAAAAGATTAGAATGTATTCTATTTTCCCCCCTTCCACATAAGATCAAACAAACCAAATGCTAACGGAAAAGAATGTTTTCGATGGAAAAAGGACGTGTTTATTATCATTTTATCACTCCACTTCAAAGCAATGCGGATATCAATTGTGTATCTTTTACTCCTGCTAATTAAAAAAGATCAAATGAACGCAATGATCTTAGGAATAGAGGTCGCGGTGATCGGTGGCCGCGCGAAAACTCGAccaccagttttttttctcgtttttacgCGGTCATGTTTGAGAGGTTTGATAGTTCACGCGCTTCTGGATTccctcatattttgaaatttaagattttgacGAATTAGGCCATTTGAGCTTGTCCCCAGCgtcgatttacggcgcgttgcgtgtcgcgtcgcggctttGGTTTTAGTAACTTTGTAGCTAGAGGATTCaaaattcactcaaaaacattaaaaactgcccttttttaaaatatagtggtttcgaacattttcagaaaaaatatttttcgcccaaaaaaaggaaagaaaaaaaattgagcaaaaatgaaacattgtctaaatttgttgaaaacgggtaattcatatatgtTGAactcagaaaatctaggtttaacccatcaaaaactattaaaaagtggcaaaaatgggcaattttggtaaaaatcacaattttgaaactgctctaaaatggttatttttgaagttagaggactcaaaattgttctacaaacactaaaaaactgccctttttcagaatatatagATTTTGtacgttttttgaattttttttttcgcccaaaaaaaggacagatggcttaaaaaaaacgaattgggcaaaaataaaaaattgtctcaatTTGTTAAAACTGGGCAATTCATATATGCGGAATTCAGGAagtctaggtttaacccatcaaaagctattaaaaagtggcaaaaatgccaattttttgtaaaaaatgagaattttgaaactcctttaaaatggttaattttgtagCTAGCGGACTCGAAATTGACtcaaaaccattaaaaaatgccctttttaagaattcagtagtttggaatattttcagaaatattacaatttttgtgaaaaataacaattttgaaactccaaaaaaatggacaaaaaatgACAGTggctttaaaaaacaatttttgggaatatctgaaattctaGAGATCACCCTGCAAAATCCATACACTTTTGGCAAAATCAAATATGCATTAATGTTGGATCTTTGTGTTTTAATTgatctccccccccccccccacctcCTCCAAATCATTGTCACAAATTATATGATCGGAAGAAAATCGCGAAAAGAAACGCTTTCTGTTTCTTGTGTTTCGTCACAGCCTAAGAGTCGTTTTCATCTCGAAAGAAAACTTACAGGAGGTGATGGTGTACTGTAGTGATAAGATCAATTTGGGTACATTTTGATACACTATTTCCTCCTTCCCATCacccctccccccccccccccagcTTAAGGCTTTCATTGTTTCTGAGGGACGACGACAAGAACAGGTGTATCAGTTATCGTTATCATCACTCTTTTCCACACTAAAATAGGTCAAATCACTGTCCATTTTCCCCCTCTCTCAAATTTCTCAGGCACACATCCGAATTGATCGTTCAACGACCAATGACGCGTTTTTGGTTGAATGTTTcttgttccaaaaataaacTCTCTCTTgggttttaattttcttttaaaccaaattaaaccattttttaattgatccTTTGATGGAATGATCAacaccatttttcaaagacCTCCCGCCCCATTCTCTCCTTCATGCGATTTCAAATCGTTGCTTTTTGTTCTCATTTTgatctctttctctctctctctctttcatAAAACTTATATGTTCTCAGTGCAGAGagtgtttctttaaaaactttgtaCAGTTTTCGCTTCAtggttgaattttttaaaactaaacttGAATGTAAAGCAGTTTAGCAGTTATCAAGTTAAACGGAAGAAGTTATATTTTCTACAAGTACagttcaagaaaattcaatagccacttatcaaatttttctgatcgtttatttcaaatgaaaaaaatgtttaacaaaTAAAGGAAAAATGGACCGATTCCATGAGACACAAAAAAGATCTACCtgtaaaaaactgttttgccCGTTTTTTGAATACCATTGTTTATAAAAAggcacttttaatttttatccctgtttttttttgctacatATGCACGTATACGactcaaaaactgttttctaaattatggttttaaaagaattttcgtgaagcaatttttgactattttcagtgaaatttttagtaTGTAAACGCGGTTCAAAATATTAACCATTTTCACAATGATTTTTCGACCCGACTTCGGAATGtccaatatttcatttttcgtggttttttttcctttgGTGTCCTTtctttttatgcattttttggaatttctgggtatttctctttttggtttttccctTTCCCAGCctcgcctaagcctaagcctaagtttaaccctcttaaaaagttacaagaaggtttttccttgcgctt containing:
- the afd-1 gene encoding PDZ domain-containing protein (Confirmed by transcript evidence), which translates into the protein MVLIAVYQGVGDRQMGIYVKKVVEGTPAAHDGRLETGDQLLSVNGHSLIGISQEDAARLMTQSGNEVHFDVRKRAAHRNGLSNWLGSQTPTTSNFIAPSPSTVPPPSYSHVGRTPSYDGQPPPSYNHRNGGASGAGGSSGRNSAFVAPLSNSSSNASSSHMQQHYAHHNMMHNGNLSAAPGAPAGDPKHYRSSSASDLQHDPNASFSQSSMTGSARSSVFDKLPSHYRHSTRPTVIQPTRPSAQSPSALRKAAAASPVSNLYRPTSASNLFAPPRNSGGLVGYSSNAARESTQDIHRALNDLELNSPLARSTPNEEYRIPPPRVPTVTSTSSNYAPLHSIRPASMYGYQSPSSSTTVIPAPKGVASSSNNTSPRVNVTLGGALSSSRSHNSLSQEPAIVIRPVDLNMPKATPPASIRGAVPTAITQALQLQPNGGGAVLRQVRPASGLRERLQDADVRNLEKTNTALMSYEAVNEELDRLDAKQNTMTIDEQRRYRELLNVVAEQSRARKLLSEIRSPPTSYQEREIPIHVQKEQQQHRRETVIDDIPHSSSSVENVSPVSPPESRKVQFIDEVVQYQTPTSGANHAFFDDVPVLDSPGIVGTNEIYRDPRQRRLNELQDRNRSSENGAADGAKLGFRDKQRLFARQIGEDTAPRQRMNESSAQRLIETDIAATPQKP
- the afd-1 gene encoding PDZ domain-containing protein (Confirmed by transcript evidence) produces the protein MSGSSVSSSRQEDLMMHSNNNILPPYSTKSAQEPLQLPLSIQIGDYNVWDFLAEVMSNRAATSSEMSTFRLSPAYSLYLALRSFHTHNKPYSVQFFSRIESNFKQIAQECSSKDDLIFWLANASEFNHLVERDTELKASRYGKISVEIERIFRRLVAVLQSVIRPAARALLDIHLNDHDATGDVIHLLDTTMRQARICGLNAALTIQLCGHLLHMVNAFVFNSLVSVNLPAAQLNTRLGKCLQYRIESIHRFCERMGVEMAAECHLDRSRQAANLLATQKNDVAALGSTCYKLNSLQVVHILSGFEPDDGEIPCDDDVVDRICRLAEKQADKLTLEDGQRVTLEESDELNLPFLIPQDGYFVEQFRTVPDGLWQYLQQLQHRRLCHTVSLTPAPPAAMTHSMHAMHIGASDAHYHQHQHQQQQNPIVRSVSQTTLTSIPTTQFGDSFGSAVSDTISKVTLRKNGGGIGLSIVAAQGVGDRQMGIYVKKVVEGTPAAHDGRLETGDQLLSVNGHSLIGISQEDAARLMTQSGNEVHFDVRKRAAHRNGLSNWLGSQTPTTSNFIAPSPSTVPPPSYSHVGRTPSYDGQPPPSYNHRNGGASGAGGSSGRNSAFVAPLSNSSSNASSSHMQQHYAHHNMMHNGNLSAAPGAPAGDPKHYRSSSASDLQHDPNASFSQSSMTGSARSSVFDKLPSHYRHSTRPTVIQPTRPSAQSPSALRKAAAASPVSNLYRPTSASNLFAPPRNSGGLVGYSSNAARESTQDIHRALNDLELNSPLARSTPNEEYRIPPPRVPTVTSTSSNYAPLHSIRPASMYGYQSPSSSTTVIPAPKGVASSSNNTSPRVNVTLGGALSSSRSHNSLSQEPAIVIRPVDLNMPKATPPASIRGAVPTAITQALQLQPNGGGAVLRQVRPASGLRERLQDADVRNLEKTNTALMSYEAVNEELDRLDAKQNTMTIDEQRRYRELLNVVAEQSRARKLLSEIRSPPTSYQEREIPIHVQKEQQQHRRETVIDDIPHSSSSVENVSPVSPPESRKVQFIDEVVQYQTPTSGANHAFFDDVPVLDSPGIVGTNEIYRDPRQRRLNELQDRNRSSENGAADGAKLGFRDKQRLFARQIGEDTAPRQRMNESSAQRLIETDIAATPQKP